A genomic region of Anopheles coustani chromosome 3, idAnoCousDA_361_x.2, whole genome shotgun sequence contains the following coding sequences:
- the LOC131259474 gene encoding uncharacterized protein LOC131259474, producing the protein MACPGRNHSKVLLAGTYALLLIVATVVDASGSNSTDSPVQRALAQRAKRWILNYPVNGGVAKMVFGFLAPIRFHHTLVRLLNLSVNIQSNYRILPTIIFPRPETIFKNRANSEYTDTSRKQMYELVEKLLKGWNRNGRTCLLRTICEVAEAPLGHNGLIGELIEVIFTPYETDQLDSEYTMAHKYGANGVDCMRMYSECPLGHGLLDMISLISNDAI; encoded by the exons ATGGCATGCCCTGGGCGTAACCATTCGAAGGTACTCCTAGCTGGTACGTACGCGCTTTTGCTGATCGTGGCAACCGTTGTGGACGCGTCGGGATCCAACTCCACCGATAGCCCCGTTCAGCGAGCGTTGGCGCAGCGTGCGAAACGCTGGATCCTGAACTACCCGGTGAACGGTGGCGTTGCGAAGATGGTGTTCGGCTTTCTGGCTCCGATCCGATTTCACCATACGCTGGTGCGCCTCCTCAACCTGTCGGTGAACATTCAGTCCAACTATCGCATCCTGCCGACGATCATTTTCCCACGGCCGGAAACGATCTTCAAGAATCGCGCCAACAGCGAGTACACCGACACGAGCCGGAAGCAGATGTACGAACTGGTGGAAAAACTGCTGAAAGGCTGGAATCGCAACGGTCGCACGTGCCTGTTGCGTACGATCTGCGAGGTGGCCGAGGCCCCTCTGGGCCACAACGGATTGATTGGTGAGCTGATCGAAGTCATCTTCAC ACCGTACGAGACAGATCAGCTGGACAGCGAGTATACGATGGCTCATAAGTACGGTGCCAATGGCGTCGATTGCATGCGGATGTACTCGGAGTGTCCACTCGGGCACGGGCTGCTCGATATGATTAGCTTGATCAGCAATGATGCTATATAG
- the LOC131259485 gene encoding uncharacterized protein LOC131259485: MCVTGSTVDKNAFVARDNSTLLLERTRRFISYPVSGGIAKLILGFLAPVRFMHPLPRSLNCGVNVQANYVITPELIFPHPESIFKNRALDKYTDRTSRAQIYRVLEKLLRLSLGADRKARECLLRTVCEVADAPLSHNGLVGELLDVILTPQEIDVLPPEFLLARKYGENGVACERVFSGCPWGYGLLDRISTTTL; this comes from the exons atgTGCGTAACTGGCAGTACCGTTGATAAAAATGCATTTGTGGCCCGAGATAACTCTACGCTTTTGCTGGAACGAACACGTCGGTTCATTAGTTACCCGGTCAGCGGAGGCATTGCGAAGCTTATTCTGGGGTTTCTGGCCCCGGTCCGTTTTATGCATCCTTTGCCGCGTAGTCTCAACTGCGGAGTTAACGTACAAGCCAACTACGTGATTACTCCGGAACTCATCTTTCCGCATCCTGAGTCGATCTTTAAGAATCGAGCTCTGGACAAATATACGGATCGCACAAGCCGAGCGCAGATCTATCGGGTACTGGAAAAGCTGCTGCGATTATCCTTGGGAGCCGATCGCAAAGCCCGCGAGTGTCTCTTACGAACTGTGTGCGAAGTGGCCGATGCTCCTTTAAGCCATAATGGTTTGGTTGGGGAACTGCTGGATGTGATATTAAC GCCACAGGAGATCGATGTACTTCCACCCGAGTTTCTGCTGGCACGGAAGTACGGAGAGAATGGCGTGGCCTGCGAGCGAGTATTTTCCGGTTGCCCTTGGGGTTACGGTTTGTTGGATCGCATATCAACGACGACATTGTAG